The following proteins are encoded in a genomic region of Diabrotica virgifera virgifera chromosome 1, PGI_DIABVI_V3a:
- the LOC126891903 gene encoding uncharacterized protein LOC126891903 translates to MKSAGKNKLGKLQQHFSSMAHKAALSDYCNFLITERHIDVFLDKNKRNTLIEQEKIHSQNKRVLWVLMDTIRTLGILGLGFRKSDSASEGNFGQIVNLISRHNSVVKQWFDDRKLRPYHVTYMSGESQNEMISLIGSAVRSLIIEEIKECLFFSIMADTTPDLSHKDILSLVIRYADNKGNIHERLIKTVECCDKSGLGMAELLIKCLSELEIDSSKLAFQSYDFASNISGRFNGVQKKITDIVEHNVPYIPCQDHRTNTVL, encoded by the coding sequence ATGAAAAGTGCTGGAAAAAATAAATTGGGCAAACTTCAACAACATTTTTCATCCATGGCTCATAAAGCGGCATTGTCCGATTATTGTAATTTCTTGATTACAGAAAGGCATATTGATGTTTTCCTAGATAAAAATAAGAGAAATACATTAATCGAACAAGAGAAAATCCATAGTCAAAATAAGAGAGTTTTATGGGTTTTAATGGATACAATCAGAACATTAGGCATTCTAGGATTGGGTTTTCGAAAATCTGATTCGGCTTCCGAAGGAAATTTTGGACAAATTGTAAACCTTATATCAAGACATAACAGTGTCGTGAAACAATGGTTTGACGACAGAAAATTGCGCCCTTATCATGTGACATACATGAGTGGTGAATCTCAAAATGAAATGATCTCTTTAATTGGATCAGCGGTACGTAGTTTGATAattgaagaaattaaagaatgtttatttttttcgataatgGCTGATACGACACCTGATTTATCCCATAAGGATATACTCTCCCTGGTAATACGTTATGCCGACAATAAGGGTAATATTCACGAAAGGCTTATTAAGACCGTTGAATGTTGCGATAAATCCGGACTGGGTATGGCCGAGTTGTTAATTAAATGCCTAAGTGAGTTGGAAATAGATAGTTCTAAACTTGCTTTTCAATCATATGATTTTGCTAGTAACATATCCGGTCGTTTTaatggcgtacaaaaaaaaattacagatATCGTCGAGCACAATGTACCTTACATTCCCTGTCAAGATCACAGGACTAATACAGTGCTTTAA